One Candidatus Rokuibacteriota bacterium DNA segment encodes these proteins:
- the cyoE gene encoding heme o synthase gives MIAAYVESLKLRVGTFIGMAAVLGYVGTAPGGLSPASLGLLFVVTVMAAGGAGALNHFLDRDLDALMPRTAKRPLPSGRIRGWNVVALGLGMVALAVSVALWRLNRLVALHLFLGAFTYVVVYTIWLKRRSWLNVVIGGLAGSFAVMAGGALARPELCLPPVLFATVLFFWSPSHFWSLAIAYKQEYAGARIPMLPAVKGEAHAACSILFNTVALLVASVLPFILGLAGWTYVLVGVVPGGTNLLRRNFLLVDAPQDRKLAMANFHASNLFLLLLFVGVVADAWVRAW, from the coding sequence ATGATCGCCGCCTACGTCGAATCGCTCAAGCTCCGCGTCGGAACCTTCATCGGGATGGCGGCCGTGCTCGGCTACGTCGGCACAGCGCCGGGCGGGCTGTCGCCCGCTTCGCTCGGCCTGCTCTTCGTCGTCACCGTGATGGCCGCGGGCGGCGCGGGCGCGCTGAACCACTTCCTCGACCGCGACCTCGACGCGCTCATGCCGCGCACGGCGAAGCGCCCACTGCCCTCCGGCCGCATCCGCGGGTGGAACGTGGTGGCGCTCGGGCTCGGCATGGTCGCCCTCGCGGTCAGCGTCGCCCTCTGGCGGCTCAACCGCCTGGTGGCGCTGCACCTCTTCCTGGGCGCCTTCACCTACGTCGTCGTGTACACGATCTGGCTCAAGCGGCGCTCGTGGCTCAACGTGGTCATCGGCGGCCTCGCGGGCTCCTTCGCGGTCATGGCCGGCGGCGCCCTGGCGCGGCCGGAGCTGTGCCTGCCGCCCGTGCTCTTCGCCACGGTGCTCTTCTTCTGGAGCCCGTCGCACTTCTGGTCGCTCGCGATCGCCTACAAGCAGGAGTACGCGGGAGCGCGGATCCCGATGCTGCCCGCGGTCAAAGGCGAGGCGCACGCGGCGTGCAGCATCCTCTTCAACACCGTCGCTCTCCTCGTGGCGAGCGTGCTGCCCTTCATCCTCGGACTCGCGGGCTGGACCTACGTGCTCGTCGGCGTCGTGCCCGGCGGGACTAACCTGCTGCGTCGCAACTTCCTGCTCGTGGACGCGCCGCAGGACCGAAAGCTCGCCATGGCGAACTTCCACGCCTCGAACCTCTTCCTCCTGCTGCTCTTCGTGGGCGTGGTCGCGGACGCCTGGGTGCGCGCGTGGTGA
- a CDS encoding cbb3-type cytochrome c oxidase subunit I, which yields MTPEAIMPVLGSGPAILLRGTDAAPTRPAVVRPAPAALVPADTRRLLVGWLGLALASLVVAGFFAMLAAFARTPAVQILPTAELFHLSLTSHVTFAFTVWFVTFAGALWIYAAWRANYRLSWWASWSALWLAVAGSAGLAVPALSASGKPYLNDYLPIIDHPFFWAGLVLLGIGMSLQAGAYLAASLPVLLRRGGARAADDSPEALAMAVGAAATVIATAAFGIALLRLDPSVPFGYRLRAFAWGGGHILQFLHVAGMAAAWFVSIALSVAVVLPARRVLRALLWALLPFMIAAGAAYVVERPETLLINRWITLLTFGGLGAAAVPVLLMAASAAFRAKRPLPWSSPLFSGMTVSFALFAIGGIMGLIGFTQDTRVPAHYHGMVGAVTLAYMGLTPLLLEICGRQPWRQRWMRWQPWLYGVGLLGIMAGMHWAGGHGAPRKTFGFTWANAQALIGLNLMGLGSVLAIAGGLAFVINMGLPLLRRREGAP from the coding sequence GTGACTCCCGAGGCGATCATGCCGGTGCTAGGAAGCGGTCCGGCAATCCTCCTCCGTGGCACGGACGCCGCGCCGACGAGACCCGCCGTCGTGCGCCCCGCCCCGGCGGCGCTCGTTCCCGCAGACACCCGGCGCCTGCTCGTCGGCTGGCTGGGCCTCGCGCTGGCTTCCCTCGTCGTCGCGGGCTTCTTCGCGATGCTGGCGGCCTTCGCGCGGACGCCGGCCGTCCAGATCCTGCCGACGGCAGAGCTCTTCCATCTCTCGCTGACTTCGCACGTGACCTTCGCCTTCACGGTCTGGTTCGTCACCTTCGCCGGCGCGCTGTGGATCTACGCGGCGTGGCGCGCCAACTACCGCCTCTCCTGGTGGGCCTCGTGGTCGGCGCTCTGGCTCGCCGTCGCGGGGTCGGCGGGTCTCGCCGTACCGGCGCTCTCGGCCTCGGGCAAGCCCTACCTCAACGACTATCTGCCGATCATCGACCACCCGTTCTTCTGGGCGGGGCTGGTGCTCCTTGGGATCGGGATGAGCCTCCAGGCAGGCGCCTATCTCGCCGCGTCACTGCCGGTGCTCTTGAGAAGGGGCGGCGCCCGCGCCGCGGACGACTCACCCGAGGCACTGGCCATGGCCGTGGGCGCGGCGGCGACCGTCATCGCCACGGCCGCCTTCGGGATCGCGCTGCTCAGGCTCGACCCCTCGGTGCCCTTCGGCTACCGGCTCCGCGCCTTCGCCTGGGGCGGCGGGCACATTCTGCAGTTCCTGCACGTGGCGGGCATGGCCGCGGCGTGGTTCGTGTCCATCGCGCTCTCCGTCGCCGTCGTGCTGCCGGCGCGGCGCGTCCTGCGCGCGCTGCTCTGGGCGCTCCTGCCTTTCATGATTGCCGCGGGGGCCGCCTACGTCGTGGAGCGGCCCGAGACGCTCCTGATCAACCGGTGGATCACGCTGCTCACATTCGGCGGCCTCGGCGCGGCGGCGGTGCCGGTGCTGCTGATGGCGGCCTCCGCCGCCTTCCGAGCGAAGCGCCCGCTGCCCTGGTCGAGCCCGCTCTTCTCCGGCATGACCGTGTCCTTCGCGCTCTTCGCGATCGGCGGGATCATGGGGCTGATCGGCTTCACCCAGGACACCCGCGTGCCGGCGCACTACCACGGCATGGTCGGCGCCGTCACGCTCGCCTACATGGGGCTGACGCCGCTCCTCCTCGAGATCTGCGGCCGGCAGCCCTGGCGGCAGCGCTGGATGCGCTGGCAGCCGTGGCTGTACGGCGTGGGCCTCCTCGGCATCATGGCCGGCATGCACTGGGCCGGCGGCCACGGGGCGCCGCGCAAGACCTTCGGCTTCACCTGGGCCAACGCCCAGGCGCTGATCGGGCTGAACCTCATGGGGCTGGGATCGGTGCTGGCCATCGCGGGCGGGCTCGCCTTCGTGATCAACATGGGCCTGCCGCTCTTGCGCCGGCGGGAGGGCGCGCCATGA
- a CDS encoding SCO family protein, which produces MKRLLTGPLFAPTLMVAIFGLGAATVAFLLFGPGLAPWADTLLTACFGWNADTRRYRLDALILTLLQPPLFAVVVWAFYADELRAFLARRGGRVVAVTAPAVFVALAASLLVTGEISASGAAPTPAELMSPLRQGRPAPEFALTDHRGRPVSLAALRGRPVVVTFVYADCHASCPLLIARLKALEARSAPDVAFIAISLDPQRDTPASLAGAAVRWELGSRWHLLSGAPASVKDTLSAYGVQYAPLPAGEIAHENLVLIVDRRGRLAFTYRGLAHPEDRQAADLARLSAERG; this is translated from the coding sequence GTGAAACGCCTTCTCACCGGTCCCCTCTTCGCCCCGACGCTGATGGTGGCCATCTTCGGTCTCGGGGCGGCGACGGTCGCCTTCCTGCTCTTTGGACCTGGGTTAGCCCCGTGGGCCGACACGCTCCTGACCGCCTGCTTCGGCTGGAATGCCGACACGCGCCGCTACCGGCTCGACGCGCTCATCCTGACGCTGCTGCAGCCGCCGCTCTTCGCCGTCGTGGTCTGGGCTTTCTACGCGGACGAGCTGCGGGCCTTCCTCGCGCGGCGCGGCGGCAGGGTCGTGGCCGTGACGGCTCCGGCGGTCTTCGTAGCGCTGGCGGCATCTTTGCTGGTCACGGGCGAGATCTCGGCATCGGGCGCCGCGCCGACACCGGCCGAGCTCATGAGCCCGCTCCGCCAGGGCCGTCCCGCGCCCGAGTTCGCGCTCACCGACCATCGCGGCCGGCCCGTCTCTCTCGCCGCGCTTCGCGGTCGCCCCGTGGTGGTAACCTTCGTGTATGCGGACTGCCACGCCTCCTGCCCGCTCCTCATCGCCCGGCTCAAGGCCCTCGAGGCGCGGAGCGCCCCTGACGTCGCGTTCATCGCGATCAGCCTCGATCCCCAGCGGGACACACCGGCGTCGCTCGCGGGCGCGGCGGTGCGATGGGAGCTCGGCTCCCGCTGGCACCTCTTGAGCGGGGCGCCGGCATCGGTGAAGGACACGCTCAGCGCCTACGGTGTCCAGTACGCGCCGCTGCCCGCCGGCGAGATCGCCCACGAGAACCTCGTGTTGATCGTCGACCGCCGAGGCCGCCTCGCCTTCACGTACCGGGGGCTCGCGCATCCGGAGGACCGGCAGGCCGCCGACCTTGCGCGCCTCTCAGCTGAGCGCGGGTAG